One Elaeis guineensis isolate ETL-2024a chromosome 10, EG11, whole genome shotgun sequence genomic window carries:
- the LOC105053102 gene encoding transcription factor MYB123 isoform X1 yields MVRSQCGSEEGLNKGPWSAMEDKILTDYIKAHGEGRWGKIPKRAGLNRCGRSCRLRWLNYLRPDIKRGNISHEEEDLIIRLHKLLGNRWSLIAGRLPGRTDNEIKNYWNTVLKKKVQARSVPLTNLKCLNHDEKERKSKSKTEVQAPPFENPARRSEAELSSNHYGNQNVHKNEKAIMIDDLAPESSSLAPQDYDLWNLLAGFNTDSLCLLDFEFVELLGDNIQQDIEDCNNGKLCAFFDENIFCSRGMFENGIGTDQIQSYGSLDLGSLATFFESES; encoded by the exons ATGGTTAGAAGCCAATGTGGCTCCGAGGAGGGATTGAACAAAGGGCCTTGGAGTGCCATGGAGGACAAGATCCTCACTGACTACATCAAAGCTCATGGAGAAGGGAGGTGGGGGAAGATTCCCAAGCGAGCAG GCCTAAATCGATGCGGGAGGAGCTGCCGGCTTCGATGGCTGAACTACCTGCGGCCAGATATCAAGAGAGGCAACATCTCCCAtgaagaggaggacctcatcatcAGACTCCACAAGCTCTTAGGAAACAG GTGGTCTCTGATAGCTGGAAGGCTCCCGGGCCGAACAGACAACGAAATCAAGAACTACTGGAACACAGTCCTCAAGAAGAAGGTGCAAGCTCGGTCGGTTCCATTAACAAACCTGAAGTGTTTGAACCATgatgaaaaagagaggaaatccaagagcaaaacagaagttcaaGCTCCACCATTTGAGAATCCAGCAAGGCGCAGTGAGGCTGAACTGAGTTCAAATCACTATGGCAACCAAAATGTTCATAAAAATGAAAAGGCGATCATGATCGATGACTTAGCACCAGAGAGTTCTTCGTTGGCTCCTCAAGATTATGACCTATGGAACTTATTGGCAGGTTTCAATACTGACAGTCTGTGTCTTCTTGACTTTGAGTTCGTCGAACTCCTTGGGGACAACATCCAACAGGACATAGAAGACTGTAACAATGGTAAATTGTGTGCGTTTTTTGATGAGAATATCTTCTGTAGCAGAGGAATGTTTGAGAATGGGATCGGGACCGACCAAATCCAATCATACGGCAGTCTTGATCTTGGATCATTGGCTACTTTCTTCGAATCCGAATCATAA
- the LOC105053102 gene encoding transcription factor MYB1 isoform X2, with the protein MTSCFFSAYMCKSPRPTYNQLEYSAPIIYLSSLNRCGRSCRLRWLNYLRPDIKRGNISHEEEDLIIRLHKLLGNRWSLIAGRLPGRTDNEIKNYWNTVLKKKVQARSVPLTNLKCLNHDEKERKSKSKTEVQAPPFENPARRSEAELSSNHYGNQNVHKNEKAIMIDDLAPESSSLAPQDYDLWNLLAGFNTDSLCLLDFEFVELLGDNIQQDIEDCNNGKLCAFFDENIFCSRGMFENGIGTDQIQSYGSLDLGSLATFFESES; encoded by the exons ATGACTAGTTGCTTCTTTTCTGCATATATGTGCAAGTCTCCAAGGCCAACATATAATCAGTTGGAATATTCTGCACCCATCATATATCTTTCAA GCCTAAATCGATGCGGGAGGAGCTGCCGGCTTCGATGGCTGAACTACCTGCGGCCAGATATCAAGAGAGGCAACATCTCCCAtgaagaggaggacctcatcatcAGACTCCACAAGCTCTTAGGAAACAG GTGGTCTCTGATAGCTGGAAGGCTCCCGGGCCGAACAGACAACGAAATCAAGAACTACTGGAACACAGTCCTCAAGAAGAAGGTGCAAGCTCGGTCGGTTCCATTAACAAACCTGAAGTGTTTGAACCATgatgaaaaagagaggaaatccaagagcaaaacagaagttcaaGCTCCACCATTTGAGAATCCAGCAAGGCGCAGTGAGGCTGAACTGAGTTCAAATCACTATGGCAACCAAAATGTTCATAAAAATGAAAAGGCGATCATGATCGATGACTTAGCACCAGAGAGTTCTTCGTTGGCTCCTCAAGATTATGACCTATGGAACTTATTGGCAGGTTTCAATACTGACAGTCTGTGTCTTCTTGACTTTGAGTTCGTCGAACTCCTTGGGGACAACATCCAACAGGACATAGAAGACTGTAACAATGGTAAATTGTGTGCGTTTTTTGATGAGAATATCTTCTGTAGCAGAGGAATGTTTGAGAATGGGATCGGGACCGACCAAATCCAATCATACGGCAGTCTTGATCTTGGATCATTGGCTACTTTCTTCGAATCCGAATCATAA